The genomic DNA TAATACCATATTTAACCATGTTAATGTCAGTTAAAATGGTTTCCTTGTTTTTAAGGGATGCCATAGCTGCATCTACAAAATCAGGACTCATACAGACCAATTTTGCATATTCAGGATCTGCAGTTGAATGAACAATCCTTTCAACGATGTCTCTTTCAATAGGTTTTAAGTCTTTGACATCATCCCCAATAAGGCCACGGATAATTTCTCTACTTTTATTTGCAATATCCAGACCCTGCTTGGTTGATGCACCCATGAACATTTTGTCTGTCATAAGATAATTTTTAAATTATATATATGTTAAATATTTGGTTTAATATCACAAACTTATTACTTATCATATGCTCTCTCAAAAAATTAAATATAAATTTTGTAAAGAGTGATAAATATGAATAACGAGCAACTATTGGAAGAAATACATATTGTAAAGAACCATTCAGATTGCACAAAATTAGTTTATAAACAAGCGGTTGGGAAATATACTGCTTTTTGTGAAAAATCTATGGAAGAACTGCTAGAAGAAGCAGAAGATGAAGAAGATAAAGGTGTTAGATGGAAAAAAAGAACATTGAAAAGAAGATTATTATCTTTTAGACAATATTTAATTGACAACTATTCTTTAAACACCGCAAAATCACTTTTTCAACCTATTTTAGTAATTTATAAATATTTTGAAATAGAAGTATTTGAATTACCTAAAATTAATAGAAAAAGTGTAAAAGTAGCAAAACCTATTGAATTTAAAGATTTGCCTGATAAAAAAATTATTAGAAATGCTTTAAAAATTGCAACTCCAATAATGAGGGCGATAATATTATTTATGGTATCAAGTGGTTGTGCTAGAAGAGAAACATTGAACTTGACAATTGGAGATTATATCGACGCATTATCAGAGTATACTACTAAAGATGATATTTATGATATTCTTTCAGAAATCGATAGCTCAAAGGACATCATTCCAACTTTTAATGTATTAAGACAAAAAACAAACAAGTATTATACTACTTATTGCAGTCCAGAAGCTGTTCAAGCAATTAATATTTATTTATTAAGCAGAGAAGACAGATTGACCAATGATTCTCCTCTTTTTAAAATTGAACAAATCTATTTTAATACATCTTTTAAAAAAATCAATGATGAACTAGGATTAGGGAATAGAGGAATCTATGCAAGATTTAGAAGTCATATGCTCCGTAAATTCCACGCCAGTGCATTATACAATGATGGAATGAGTCTTGATAAAGTCAATGATTTACAAGGCAAAGCCAAAAACAAAACTGATGCTGCATACTTCATGACAAATCCTGAAGATCTGAAATATGAATACATCAAACATTTACATGCAGTTACAATAAATAAAGAAGTAGAAAAGTTATCTATCAAATCTCCGGAGTTCATAACTATGGAACGAGAGAATGAAAAATATAAACAAACCATTGATAAACTTACAAATGATATTGCAAGCATCATGAGCCGTTTAGACGAGGAAGCTAAATAATCAGGTTTAAATTAAAAGTGAAATTTTTACATTTCACTATTTTTTTCTTATTTTTTCAACACCACATTTTCAGTAATTATTGAAATATTCTAATTTTGATTTTATACAATGGATACTTTTTCATACAATTTTGTGTTTCACTGTTTACAGAAAATCGCAAAAATACATGCCTTATGGACACAATTTTTTTCAAAAAAACTGAACAGTTTAACAATAAAAAAAGAAATGGTAATGTTTATATACAAAAACTAATAAACTATGATTAGCCATTACTAAGTAAAAGCAATTTTACGAAGTGAGAACAATTTTCCACACTCGTACAACTTTTTTTTAGAAAAGGCTGAAACTTAAAACAAGGAGGTAAAACATCAAAAAAAGCAATGAAAAAAATAAATCATAAAAAAAGGATTATAAAAAAATATTGATTGAATAACGAGCTATTAATATTTTTTAACATAATCCTAATGGGCCAGTAAGAAAAATAAAAATAATCGACAGAGTCTGCAAACTATGTTAAAAATTAATACTTTTCAAAACTTAACCCAATATCTAGTTTATTTTAAAGAATATATAAAACTTGTCACATTATATACCAAGAAACTTATTATACACTAATATTTCGGTAAAGAGTGAAAAATTAATTTTACCAAACTATTTTTATTTTCAAACGATTCCTGGACCCAGTGTTTTTAGATTGTTGAACATGACTTAAGCCCCTAAGGGCACTACTGGAGAATCAAAAACAATGTGTGAAATAATAAAACCCCGGCCAAATGAAATAATAATTTCAAATAATTTCAGAGCACTTGAAGAAGCTATCGATGAGATTCAGGAAAGTGAAAACTTCAGAAATGAAAAGGAATTCTTTGATTCATACGCAATCAAGATAATGAAACTGGACTGATAGCTTAAACCGTTGAACTAAATTTAAAAACATTAAAGGAGTCTGCAAACTATGTTAGAACAAGAAGTAAATGGAGTAACCCACGTCCTAGTACCGAAAGACGTGTGGGATGACATAATGAACGTATTTGGAGAAATCCAAAACAGTGGAGAATAGAAATGAATAGCTATTCACCATATCCTAAGATCAACCAGGAACCAACCGTCAACCAGTTCGAAGACAACTATCACGGAATACTAACCCATAAGGGTGAGATTAAAGTTGCTAAAGCTGATGTGGAGCAAGTTATCCTTCACATTGACGATAACGGAACCGTACTGGTGATGGGAAGAGAAAAGGCATATGTAACCCAAATTCATGCAAAGCTATTGTCACTAATGCACTATGCATGCAAAGGAGATATTGGATTTGTGAAATTCAGAAGAGGTGAAGCTTTCATTGTAGGATTCAGGAAAAACAAAGGAGCTGACAAAAATGTCTAAGCCTGCCAGACTGTATCCTAAAGAAGAACCTATGAATCCAAATCCAAGATTAATCCTTATGGGAAGCATAGTGTTTGCTATAATTATCGGATGGATTGGAATTGCAACAACAACCGTAGGAATATAAAAAGGTGATATAAAATGGTAAAAGCCGAATTAATTGAAAGTCCGGAAGAAACCGGAATTGTTAATGTCGATAATGTCCCTAACGTTGATGTAGCTATCGAACAATGGGATGCTTATCAAAAACTCTGTAAAGGATTACTGAATGAAACAGATTATCAGGAAATAATCGTTAAGGAAAAAGATGCTGACGGAAACTACGTTAAAGTGAAAAGACACTTCAAGAAAAAATCAGCATGGCAGAAACTCTCACGTGCATTCAATGTTGATACACATATTGTTGATCGTGAAATTGAGAGAACAAAAATGGGAAGAGTACGTGAAGCCTACTACTGCGTTAGAGCAACACTGCCTAACGGCCGCAGCGTAGAATCAGATGCATTATGCTCCAGGTCTGAAAAAGGAAAGGATAAAGTTTCAGACCACACTATAATGTCCACTGCTAAAACACGTGCTACCAATCGTGCAATAGCTGAACTTATTGGGGCTGGAGAAGTTAGTGCTGAAGAAATGTCAGCAGAAAAAATTGTTAACCAATCAAAATTTCTAAAAGAGGATAATTCCTCTTAAATAATTTTTTAGGAGATATTTAAATGAGTTTTAATTCCAAACAAACAATATTCACAGGTACCGAACTTGATTATGAAGAAATTGTAGATATTCCAGAAGGATATGAAAAAGCAGAGCTAAAAGACTTTGAAGATGGCAAACTCCTAAGAGGCAGACCAGAAATGTCTTCAGTAACTTCCTACACCTTCGATGATGATGGTGAAGAAAAAACCATTAACAGATTCAAGTTATACCTCTTCCAAGATGAAGACCAACTATACATTGAAATCAATGTCAACCTCAAAAACGACGGAGACCTCCACAAAAACATCAGAAAAGGAAGTGTGCTCTTTGATTTCATCACTTCAATTCTTGAACTCGAAAATGCAGGAAGTGTTGGTAAATCCAATATCATCAGAAACGTTAACTTAAAAGAATATCGTGAATTCGTTAACAATTTGGGAGAAATGACAATTCAGGTTAAAGAGAAAACCGGAAGCTATACCTATTACAGCTTCATTGTACGTGATGTTCAAGTAAGATAATGGAGTAGGCCAATGGCAAGTGGTAAAGCACTGTTAAAGAAATTCATTAAAGATAATCTTAAAGAAGAGATTGATAAACTCAAATCTCAAAACAGACAGTGTAAAGTCAGTATTGATTATGAAGACCTCAATCAGTTTCTAATTGAACAATCTGGAAAGGATTTCTGGAAACATCAGATTTATGAATACATTGATCAGATGGAGGAGATTTTCAATACTGGCAATGTTGCCTTAAAATTCATGAATGTACCTGAAAGGGATAACCTCCATGATCTGGATGCCACATGCAATAACAAATGGATAAGCACAAAAGCAATGATTAAAAATATGACAGACGTTAGAGTTGACTTGAAACAGGCCAGTTATGTCTGCAGGGAATGCGGAGCGCAGAACATTGTAAATATTGCTGACCCCAATCAGGGCGAAACTATACCTGCATACTGTAGAAATCCAGATTGTGCGGGAACCAGCAAATCAATGTTTCTTGACAAGGACACCAGCATCTACAGAAACTATAAGCTGTTGAAACTTGAGGAACCTTTGGAATTAAGGAGTGGTGGAAGTTCAAGGGAATTCAAAGCTATTGTATTGGATTATCTTGCCTCACCATTCACCAATCTGAAAGTTGGTGATGTTGTCAATGTTTGCGGAACATTCAAGATAGAACCACGACGAGTAAAGGGAAGAAGTGACGGATATGAATTCATCATCCATGTTCACAACATTACTCAAGTGGATGATGTCTTTGAGGATTCAAGAATATCCGAAGATGATGTTAATGAAATAATTAATCTATCTGAGCAGGACGACATTTTTGAATTATTATGCAATAGCTTAGCTCCTGAAGTTTACGGCTATGAAAATGTGAAGAAAGGTTTGATACTTCAATTATTTGAAGGCAACAGGCCAGTAAACGACAGCTTCAAATCCAGCATGATGGACAGATGG from Methanobrevibacter sp. includes the following:
- a CDS encoding tyrosine-type recombinase/integrase; translation: MEELLEEAEDEEDKGVRWKKRTLKRRLLSFRQYLIDNYSLNTAKSLFQPILVIYKYFEIEVFELPKINRKSVKVAKPIEFKDLPDKKIIRNALKIATPIMRAIILFMVSSGCARRETLNLTIGDYIDALSEYTTKDDIYDILSEIDSSKDIIPTFNVLRQKTNKYYTTYCSPEAVQAINIYLLSREDRLTNDSPLFKIEQIYFNTSFKKINDELGLGNRGIYARFRSHMLRKFHASALYNDGMSLDKVNDLQGKAKNKTDAAYFMTNPEDLKYEYIKHLHAVTINKEVEKLSIKSPEFITMERENEKYKQTIDKLTNDIASIMSRLDEEAK